The DNA region TTTTACAGCGGTAGAAAAAAAACCGTCTTGAACCTGACTAATTAACTGTTTGCTTAAGATGGCGCGGAAGGTATCACGCGAGAAAAAACCTGTAAAGTACTATTTTTCAGTAGTTTCATAGCCGAAACCTCATGCAAAGCATAATTTCATTAAAACCTGAGATTGTTTAAGCAAGCCTTGGGCGCGTGTCTTGTGGTCGGATCAAATCGTCCCACACCATGTTGCGCTTTCTTTTCCCCTTACGAATTAACACGAACCATAAGTCCTTGCATTTTGTTACGCGTTTAACAGCTTCCCGTTTTTTACGCAAAACGCAAAACGGCAAAAAAAATTTTTTGCGTCTTATCCGTGAGATTAACCATTAAGCATAGGTCAACTGCACGATTCATTTACCGAGCGGCGTAATTCATCTAACATCCGCGCCGTATGAGCTTCTCTTCTTCACGACTTCAAGCCGGTTTTTGGTTATTGATCTGCGCGCTGCTCGGCGCGAGTTTGTTACTTCTCTTTCGAGACAGTTGCCAGATGGACGGCGGGCAACATTTTTTGTTTGCGCGCTGGGCCTGGACGCATCACGAATTATTTGTTGGTGTTTGGGCGCGCCCGATGTTCACCTTTATTTACGCTTTTCCAGCGGCAATTGGGTACCAAACGGCGCGAGCTTTTACGGTGTTGGTTTGTCTGGCAATCGGTTGGCAAACCTGGCGTCTGGCGGAAGAACTTCATTTGCCACGTGCACCACTGAGCGTCGTTCTACTCTTTTTGCAACCCTCGTTTTTCTTATTTTGTGCCGACACAATGACTGAACCGATTTTCGCGCTGACCTTTGTCATCGCATTGAGGCTTCAAAACCAGGGCAAACTTGTCGCCGGCATGCTTGTCGCATCGTTGATGATCCTGGCTCGTCCCGAAGGTTTTTTTCTTGGCGCGCTTTGGGGGATCTGGGTTCTAATTAAACTGTTAAATGGTTCCACTTCGGGTGGCAATCTCAAATCTCAAATTTCAAATCTCAAATCGTGCACGCTGAGGGCAGTCTTACAAACGTCACTACTCGCAATCGGCTTCCTGCTATGGTGGGTCGCTGCAACGTTGATCACCAAAGATCCGCTGTTCATCAAACACAATTGGCCATCCGGGTGGGCAGTCACAGGCACGATTTACGGAGCGCATGGACTGTTGGCTTATCCGGTACGATTGCCTGAAGTTGTGGGCTTGTTCCTGCTTCCTGTTTTCCTTTATGGATTGATCTGGCTGTTGAAAAAGCGGCGACTGATTACGCTGACCTCCTCTTTTCTGTTGCTCTTTGTGCTGCACACAATTTTCAGAGCATACGGGTTGCTGGGATCGGCTGGATATCCGCGTTATCTGATCGCGGTTTCACCGGCAATCGCGCTGATTACGCTGGTGGGGTGGAACCAGATGGCCAATTTATTCGCGCACGTTTCCAGACCGCTTAAATTGGGGAGCGCGGCAGTTTTGTTGCTAGTTTCTGGCTGGATAAATTTCGTTTACGCCGATGGCGCAGAATGGTCGCGCGATGCAGTGGCGATCCAATCCGCGTATTCCTGGTTTCAATCGCTGTCAGAAAAACCCGCGATCACTAAACTGATCTGGAGCAAGCCGTACGCCTGCATTCTGTTTGACAGCGATCCGTGGGAAAATTCCGTTTTCACGCGCAATCGCGAACATGATTTCAACACGTTGCGCGAATTGCCTGGCGGAACCCTGGTAATTTGGGATGAGCTCGTGGGGCCAAAAGAATTTGGGCTGAACGCTACGGACTTTGAAATGGCAGGATTCATCACTGCATACTCGAAATCTTTTCTGCTCAATGCCCGCATTCTGGATCGTTCGTGGTTCGGTTTTGGCGGAACGCGACGACAGACAATTTATGTGCTTTACAAACCCAAGTAATAGCAACAGCTCGCCGCTTACCCCCCGGCGAGCCGCTGTTTGATTCTTCGCTTCGGCTTATTTCAATTTACTAAACCTGACTGAACGCACATTCCCATTTCCATCCATCACCGCGATCAGATGCCGTCCGGGAGGTTGCTTACTGAATTCGAGAATTTGCTGTTTGCCAAGGGTGCGTTTTTTGAATTTGTCGCCGAAAGTATTTTTCACATCCTCCAAAGACCAGGTCACCAGCAATTCGACGCTGGACAGCAACCGTTCCGGTTTGTTGAAGCCCATTGCCATTCCATTGTGAAAGCTCAGGTATTTGATCGTGTACTCTTCGTCATCATCCGAGTCTTTGGTTTTCGTCAACGCCGCCATCCGAGTCAGTTCAGCCACGTCTTTGTAGCTGTAAAGCCCTATGCCTTCAACCAGTCGGTAAAACAGCGCCAGGGCTTCATCCGGACGAACAAACACCGGGGATTGCTGCGTCAAACCGAGTTTGCCACGCGTTGCAACGGCAATCTGTTCCTGGATCGGTTGATCAGTATTGTACACTTCGGAAGTGGCGGCGATCGCTTCGTGCGGAACCGCCGGAGGCAGCAATTTTGCCAGCGTGGTCGTTACCTGATCACTGATCATTCCACGCGCGTAATTGATCGGCAGTGCGAAGTTGATATTCTGCCCGCTTTTCAACAAGGAAGTCACAATTCCAATCACTTCACCATTCGAGTTAAACAATGCGCCGCCGCTGCTGCCCTGGCTGATGGGCGCGGTGACCTGAAACACCCTGTGCGTGTCCAGGCGGCGAACTCCGCTGATGACGCCCGTGGTCAGGGAATTCGCCAAACCTTCGGGGCTGCTGATAGCGACGATCGAGTCCCCCGTTTCAGCTTTATCTGAATCGCCAAGCGTAACCGTCGGCAGCTTGAAGCCCTTGATTTTGACAATGGCAATGTCTTTCACATCGTCAACGTCCACCAGGTCGGCAGTTTTATAAACATCCCCGTTCGGCAATTTGACGCGTAACATTCCTGCGCCTTGGACGACGTGCAGATTACTGACGATGGCCCCGTTTGCAGTGACGATAAAGCCGCTCCCCTGCCCAATCACATTTCCGCGGTCATCAAGAGCCTCAATGATCACAACGGCTTGCGACTGTTCGCGGGCTATCGTCGCTGGATTTTTTCCCGTTGCGGCTGTTTGGGCCGCTACTGGTATGACGGCCAATGCCCACAAGCCAACCAAATAAGCGATAAATTTCATAAACTTCTCTACTTCAGTTGCAAATTGATCGTTGAAATTTCGAATGGCAAAACAATAGACCGATGAATGCCTGCTTGCAAATTGCAATACTGGCGTCCATCGGTCAAAGGGTCGAAAGCCTATTTCTTGATGAAACAGGCAAATATTAGAAGAGGAGCTTCAGCCCGATTTGCATCGTGCGCGGATCGCGAACGGCTCCGATCTGGCCGAAAGCCGTGCTGGTGACGTTCGTGCTGGTGAAGCTTCTGAAATTCGTGTGATTGAAAATGTTGAAGACTTCGCCGCGCACTTGCAGTTTCAAGCTCTCTTTGAAAATCACTGTTCTGGAAAGCGTGAAGTCAAAGCGTTTGGTACCGGGGCCGTTGATCGTTCCACGTCCCGCCGTTCCCTGCGTGTTTTGCAACCCGGTCGAACCCGTTCCGGTAGTCGGCGGATTCACCTGGAAACAAGCGGTGTTGAAATACTGTTGCGGAGTTTGCTGCGCGCCGCTGTTCGGATCACAAAGCTGATTTGGCCGGGCAGTCGGGTTGGTATTGATCAAACCGACGCCAGCGTAATCCAGGTTTGACGTTGTCGCCGTGAACGGCAAGCCGGTCTGAATGCTGGTGATGCCGGATACTTGCCAGCCGCCAAGCACTTTGCCGGTAAAACCCTGCTGGGTGCGGAAAAACGGCAGCGGATAAACGTAACTGATCACCAGCACATGCCTGCGGTCGAGCGCCGCGCGAGCATATTCGGCTTTGGTGTCGTAGGTGTTCTGCGGAGACGCCGAGCGATCATTCTGGCTATCGGTCAAATTCTTCGCCCAGGTGTAGGCCAGAGCGAGTGTAGACTGTCCCGAAAATCGGTGTTGCGCCGAAATCTGCAAGCTGTGGTAGTTCGAATTGTAGCGCGGTTGGATAATCGCAATAGAGCGATATCCGCGATACGGACGAAGCTGATCCAGAATCAGCAGATCGGTAAACGACGTCGTTCCCACCACATTCGGATTGCCGGTGGTAGTGGTAGCGTTACGGAATGCGAACCCTGCAGGCTGGCATTGCACCAGAGTCGGCGCAGGAGATTGTCCAAGATAACCATTCCCCGGTGCACACGTTGAATTGAGCGCTTTGCCCGGCGGCACTTCGTTCAATTCCGTGATGCCAATCAAATGAGTTGCTTTGGAGCCGTAATACCCTACGGTCACGATGGTGGATTTGGTCAATTGCTGCTGAACGTCCAAGGACCAGTGCTGCATGTACGGCGTATGCCAATCCGTTTGGATGGCGCGCAAGCTCTGTACTGCCGCTCCGGCGACAATCGCTGCGCCGGGGTTGTCCAGTCGAATGTTCGTGCCGCTGACAGTTTCCTGATATGGCGGATTGGTTCCAATGTTTTGTTCGAAAGTACCGACCAAAACCTGTTCGTGGTAAATACCATATCCGGTGCGAATGGCAGTTTTCCCCTTCTTGAACGGATCCCAGGCCAAGCCAAGTCTGGGAGCAAAATCGGTTTTGCCGACATCAATCACATACTTGCCATACGGAGAAACCGTCGGAGTGCAATTGAATGCCGCCGGGCCGGTTTGGAAGTTTTGCGAATTGACGATGACGCCGTTGCAATAATTTCCCGTGCCGGAGATGCGATTGCCAGCTCCCGTTACCGCCGGGGCATTCGACGCGCTGTACAAGGAAGGATCGAAATTCGACAGCCGCCCGTTCTTGTCATATGGCGATGGGAAATACGAATAACGCACGCCGTAATACAATGTCAGATTGTTCTTGGCGCGATATTCATCCTGCCCGTACGCTTCAACGGCTTTCTGGCGCAAATCCGCCGTATAATCGAAATGCGCTTGTGTGAATGTCGTGGCGTTGCCGACCAGGAAGTTCGCCCAGCGTTGCAGATTGGCGGCGACAGTGGAAGTCAGTGCGTTCGCCAACACCGTTCCATTCGGCAAAACGTAATTTTGCGGGAATGTCTGCCCCGTTGGAATCGTGGCGGGAAATGCGCTGAAGTTGCCTTCGTTGCTTCCCGCCAAGGCGTTTTCATTCTTGCGGTAAAAGGAATAAACGCCACCGACTTTGACCGTGTGGCTGCCGTAAATTCCCGTCAAACTGCCTGTGAAATTGTGTTTGTAAGAAAAGTTGTCATACGGCCCAAAACTCGTCAGGCCGGTAAAGCCATTGCCGGTGATGGTCGGCACGCGGTCGCGCGTGCTGGCAAAAGGCAGGGTGATCGGAACCGTCGTGTTCGTCAGAGCCAACGTACCAACGTTTTCGCTCAGAATCGCGCCGTACCCGTAATTGTACCGACCTTCAAACAGCAATTTGGAATTGATGGTAAATGTGGTTTGGAACGTGTGTGTTTTGCCGGGCGAATCAGTCATGGTCGTCGAAACACCAGGCAAGCCGGAACCGCTGGAAAACAGTGAGTTACCGTCAATCGTCGGAATCGCGTCGTGTTCGTAGCGGTAGTACATATTCCATCGAGGCGAAAACGTGTAATCAATCTTCAGCACTTCCTGCCGGAAATCCGCTTTGTTCGGAATGGAGGTCACCAAACCAAACGGATTGGCTACGGTCGGGCTATTCGGCAACGGAAGTTTGTTGTAAATGCCATTGAGATAGGCCAGCGCCGTCGGGCTGATGATATTGGCCGGAATAGGCGTGTTGGCAGGCAGGATGAAATTCCCCGTGCAGGAAGTTTCACCGAGCAACGAACGATTGATACAAACCGGGAACGGGAAAATGCCCTTTCGCAAATTCTCGTCGGGAACGGTGACCGTCAGCGCAGGCGAAGCGCGGCGATCACGCCGAAATTCCTGGGCAAAAAAGAAATGCAGCTTTTCCTTGGCTTCGTCCCAGCCCAACGGCCCAAACACTTTTTTCGACAACAGTATTGGGCCGCCGAACGTCCAGCCAAAATTGTTGTATCGGAATGGCGGCCGTCTGGCTTTCCCGTCAGAATTGCGACCGAAGGTGGGACTCGTGGTGCCATTGGTCAGAAAATCATTCGCGTTCAGAACCTCATTGCGCAGAAATTCAAACGCGCTGCCATGAAAACCGGAGCCTCCTGAACGAGTGATGACGTTGACTTGCCCGCCGCCGCTGCGACCGGATTCCGCAGGGTATAGACTGCGCAACACCTTAATTTCCTGAATCGAATCAACGCTCGGGTAAGCCTGAATCGTGATGTTCGACCCGCGGTCGGTCACGTCAGCGCCGTCCACTGTAAACGTATTCTGGCTGCTGCGCGCACCGTTGACAGAAATGTTGATCGTGTTCGCCTGACCGCTGGGATTGGTCGTGCCGACATAAACCTGGTCGGACAGATCGTTGGAAACTCCCGGTGACAGCGTAACCAATTGCACCCAGTTGCGATTGTTCAATGACAATTCACGCACTTGTTCTCCGCTGATTAACGACGACGAAGTTGGCGTTGTTGATTCCACTGCCACCGGAGAAGATTGCACCGTGACAACATCGGAAATTGCGCCGACTTGCAAAACCACATCCAGCGTGCGGCGCTGGTTCAAATCCAGCTTGATGCCTCGCTCGACCTGTTTCTTGAAGCCATTGGCTTCCACCGAAATGTCATAAAGGCCGGATTGAAGCAGCGGCGCGGAAAATTGGCCCTCTTCGTTCGTGGTCACGGTACGAACCACCACTTTCTTTTCAGCGTCGGTGATGGTGACGGTCGCATTCGCGATTGCGCCGCCGTTGGAATCTTTCACCGTGCCAAGAAGGCTGCCGGTGACTTCTTGCGCGTTCGCCACCAGCGCGAAGCTTGCGAGAATAGCTATTCCTAAAAAGCCTAGCAGATATTTGTGAGATGAACTTCTCATAAACGCTCCTTCAGATTGTGAGTTCATTCGGGTTTGCTCAGGGACAAAGTGTTTGCACGATCGCGCGCATCAGTTGCTGTTTTCAGTGAGACAACTGGCCGCTTCGCTTGCAGCCTGAGTAGTATTCAGATGTTAGTTGATTGAGCATTGGCCAAGATAGATTCTCTCAGCCGTAGGTAAGTGAACTAGATTGCCCTAGCAAAGCTGCGCCATTGTGGAATGAATGCGGGGTTGTGAGCAAGTAGGCGTCGAAAAAAATTTCTCCAGATGTCCCTAGATGTCCCGCCTTGGGATTTCACTGCGACAACAAAGTGGGAGAAAGTGGCAACCACGCTTGTCGCATTCTTTCCAAATAATCGCCTAACGGATTCAACTCGGGCGACACAGTGACTGAGCTGTCATAGGAAAACAGGACCACTCCTTGCGCGCCGAGTTCGCGGGCTGCCTGAATCTTTTCCACGGCACTTTCAGCGGGTTGTTTATGGACTCCAATGCCAGCCCAAATCTGCCTGCCGGAAGAAAGCTTCATAGCATTGGAAATCTGGCGGCGGAACGCATCAGTATCCGGCGTGTACGCCATCGGACAGGCCACATCCAACCATCCCAGCCGCATCCATTCGCGCCAGTTCTGAAACCGCGAGCGCGCCGCGTCCTCTTCGTTGGCAAACACGGCCGCGGAAACGATGGCGTATGGTTTGACGGCTTTTGTTCCTTTGTACACGCGCTCGACCAGATCGGTGACCTGTCGTCGCTGGAAATTGGCAAATTCAACCGGGAAGGTGGCGACATAAGTGAACGGATCAAGCGCGAACTGTTCGGCCAGTTCCAAACGCTTTTCCGGCGTGAGCGTCTTTTCAATTTCGCTGCGAAACAAATCCAGCGCCGCCCGGCTGTAATCAAAATTCGCGTTCGGATAGCGCACATAATCGAAATGCAGTCCATCCACGCTGTACCGTTCCGCCACGTCCATCCAGATTTTGACCAGGTTCTGTTTGACTTCCGGGTGCGCCGGAGACGTGTACAGCCCTTCTAATTCGATGCGATTGGCGCGCGTAAATTCCACCAATCGTTGCAAGTATTCCGGCGATTTCGGATCCACCGCGTAAAGCTCTTTGGCAATTTCGCGCGGAACCATCAACCATTCGGGATGTTGGTAAATCAAATGAGCTTTTGATTCCGGCAGTTCTTCAATGTTGGCGACGACATAAATGTTGATCCAGGCGTGAACCCGCAATCCGACTCGATGAGCTTCTTCGACTGCCAATGCCAGCGGATCGAATTTGGTGGGTTGTCCGGCCAATTCATCGGCGCGAGGTTCGATTTTGGAATTGTAGTAAGCATCGCCTCGACCGCGAACCTGCACGATCAAATCCGTGAAGCCATCGGCTTTGGCGCGCCTAACCATCTCCTTCACGGATTGCGGCGAAGCCATGGTGTGACGAACCACCCACAAGGC from Acidobacteriota bacterium includes:
- a CDS encoding family 10 glycosylhydrolase, translating into MRRAVTIIFAYLILLLSALLPAQKTAAPSPTLPPSRQAANFLPGSLPSPETIVGEVRALWVVRHTMASPQSVKEMVRRAKADGFTDLIVQVRGRGDAYYNSKIEPRADELAGQPTKFDPLALAVEEAHRVGLRVHAWINIYVVANIEELPESKAHLIYQHPEWLMVPREIAKELYAVDPKSPEYLQRLVEFTRANRIELEGLYTSPAHPEVKQNLVKIWMDVAERYSVDGLHFDYVRYPNANFDYSRAALDLFRSEIEKTLTPEKRLELAEQFALDPFTYVATFPVEFANFQRRQVTDLVERVYKGTKAVKPYAIVSAAVFANEEDAARSRFQNWREWMRLGWLDVACPMAYTPDTDAFRRQISNAMKLSSGRQIWAGIGVHKQPAESAVEKIQAARELGAQGVVLFSYDSSVTVSPELNPLGDYLERMRQAWLPLSPTLLSQ
- a CDS encoding trypsin-like peptidase domain-containing protein, which translates into the protein MKFIAYLVGLWALAVIPVAAQTAATGKNPATIAREQSQAVVIIEALDDRGNVIGQGSGFIVTANGAIVSNLHVVQGAGMLRVKLPNGDVYKTADLVDVDDVKDIAIVKIKGFKLPTVTLGDSDKAETGDSIVAISSPEGLANSLTTGVISGVRRLDTHRVFQVTAPISQGSSGGALFNSNGEVIGIVTSLLKSGQNINFALPINYARGMISDQVTTTLAKLLPPAVPHEAIAATSEVYNTDQPIQEQIAVATRGKLGLTQQSPVFVRPDEALALFYRLVEGIGLYSYKDVAELTRMAALTKTKDSDDDEEYTIKYLSFHNGMAMGFNKPERLLSSVELLVTWSLEDVKNTFGDKFKKRTLGKQQILEFSKQPPGRHLIAVMDGNGNVRSVRFSKLK
- a CDS encoding carboxypeptidase regulatory-like domain-containing protein, with translation MRSSSHKYLLGFLGIAILASFALVANAQEVTGSLLGTVKDSNGGAIANATVTITDAEKKVVVRTVTTNEEGQFSAPLLQSGLYDISVEANGFKKQVERGIKLDLNQRRTLDVVLQVGAISDVVTVQSSPVAVESTTPTSSSLISGEQVRELSLNNRNWVQLVTLSPGVSNDLSDQVYVGTTNPSGQANTINISVNGARSSQNTFTVDGADVTDRGSNITIQAYPSVDSIQEIKVLRSLYPAESGRSGGGQVNVITRSGGSGFHGSAFEFLRNEVLNANDFLTNGTTSPTFGRNSDGKARRPPFRYNNFGWTFGGPILLSKKVFGPLGWDEAKEKLHFFFAQEFRRDRRASPALTVTVPDENLRKGIFPFPVCINRSLLGETSCTGNFILPANTPIPANIISPTALAYLNGIYNKLPLPNSPTVANPFGLVTSIPNKADFRQEVLKIDYTFSPRWNMYYRYEHDAIPTIDGNSLFSSGSGLPGVSTTMTDSPGKTHTFQTTFTINSKLLFEGRYNYGYGAILSENVGTLALTNTTVPITLPFASTRDRVPTITGNGFTGLTSFGPYDNFSYKHNFTGSLTGIYGSHTVKVGGVYSFYRKNENALAGSNEGNFSAFPATIPTGQTFPQNYVLPNGTVLANALTSTVAANLQRWANFLVGNATTFTQAHFDYTADLRQKAVEAYGQDEYRAKNNLTLYYGVRYSYFPSPYDKNGRLSNFDPSLYSASNAPAVTGAGNRISGTGNYCNGVIVNSQNFQTGPAAFNCTPTVSPYGKYVIDVGKTDFAPRLGLAWDPFKKGKTAIRTGYGIYHEQVLVGTFEQNIGTNPPYQETVSGTNIRLDNPGAAIVAGAAVQSLRAIQTDWHTPYMQHWSLDVQQQLTKSTIVTVGYYGSKATHLIGITELNEVPPGKALNSTCAPGNGYLGQSPAPTLVQCQPAGFAFRNATTTTGNPNVVGTTSFTDLLILDQLRPYRGYRSIAIIQPRYNSNYHSLQISAQHRFSGQSTLALAYTWAKNLTDSQNDRSASPQNTYDTKAEYARAALDRRHVLVISYVYPLPFFRTQQGFTGKVLGGWQVSGITSIQTGLPFTATTSNLDYAGVGLINTNPTARPNQLCDPNSGAQQTPQQYFNTACFQVNPPTTGTGSTGLQNTQGTAGRGTINGPGTKRFDFTLSRTVIFKESLKLQVRGEVFNIFNHTNFRSFTSTNVTSTAFGQIGAVRDPRTMQIGLKLLF